A single genomic interval of Carettochelys insculpta isolate YL-2023 chromosome 28, ASM3395843v1, whole genome shotgun sequence harbors:
- the LOC142002894 gene encoding uncharacterized protein LOC142002894: MAGRTVRVEGIPTDLPPERVVDKLTIHFLRSRNGGGEIADIHITTGSPACALVTFEDAEVAQRVLAVEKHVLSVHGRAYPLTVTAHAAELSPDEIFVRVCMIIDYRRLVDGKTLLRSLRQRYSNVQFSFDAKEPLCTVKGPYTELQAFSQALLRSQQAGEAPPGEVSPRPTVTGTSAAQQGPRSPLPEPTVEKQPRPGQVHKEASEPPLPRAPVDGEAVEKLEDFSLVMDADIYLYLQKFCSSEYRRVLQQHQVDVVDISSDGIAILYLQASSKHAGNIGAVLQARLALLQLYQQLEASLRKEKVSKAELAGDVRGMEGELQKLYPLLLCHEDESHLYLIGNLVDVSQAKQYLQDQSAERRVAANFQMLSASLPTYTAALPGGEARPGKPESSLAASSRLSTLELKGEHRLAANFSFPKHDGSPPGTRPPLDCSSLLPGQAEFSGSCLKAAGGLGQSNPAPLSGQHPLPVSAAITGPAAEVQQKDWDHRKGDPRLARPKTLSLFAAGKDNSAGQSLGSWKSSGPVKPPPVSEVSAAFRSLSLFDTTGTCSALDGRELAPSAPLRRSNSFSIPAPKASDAPRGRAAGGGQAATEEMRMDPVQWAYLKDVHSAAIGRLCREGGVLLSERRGRDCTVLTFTAEDRTKLLQARWKMESLCQTVCPRLICQSFSYFELDVDGPSDEALNELCSLLRGCSDQVRVSKDRYKLHLLCPKETLARVNEEFRRFSARRRSASQFSSPSPGPEGSLCEAHPSPPHQAKAQDPALAAEHRQSQEGLQQLEGSATAGLPEGTPQLDGADTRRLGGPGWSAMKTSSYQQTVGQEEPSYRSDSQDVQSCDLDASLADKQSRSPGDPQEVRKGERADAELEAARTKRVLPDRFQLARDRSRGGSGEAGGGPKPPAPAADGAPLSLPLWLSSSGTGLLARAATEQPPKPGQGDPASQEGPLIPAGDRDMLEVGVSELERRSPSPGQEAHEQKLGKCDACQSLHMLTCHAPCGHALCRACFAAEDPHPACCSAPKATRAIKGTFKVVTMAQSLPGYYRDPTLQIIYDIPDGVQEAGDPRPGRPYRGGRFNAFLPDNREGKKISQLLQKAFKQGLTFQLQSCNGEEQVTWHLIPHKTSFDKGKARKGYPDSQYLREVCAVLRNLGIE, encoded by the exons ATGGCTGGGCGCACGGTGCGTGTGGAGGGGATCCCCACGGACCTCCCGCCGGAGAGAGTCGTCGACAAGCTCACCATCCACTTCCTGCGCAGCCGCAACGGCGGCGGGGAGATCGCCGACATCCACATCACCACCGGCTCCCCCGCCTGTGCGCTTGTCACCTTTGAGGATGCAGAAG TGGCTCAGCGGGTGCTGGCGGTGGAGAAGCACGTGTTGTCGGTCCATGGACGGGCGTACCCGCTGACGGTCACAGCCCACGCGGCCGAGCTGAGTCCCGACGAG ATCTTCGTGCGTGTTTGCATGATCATCGACTACAGGAGGCTCGTGGATGGCAAAACCCTGCTGCGAAGCCTGCGCCAACGCTACAGCAATGTGCAGTTCAGCTTCGATGCCAAGGAGCCGCTGTGCACGGTCAAGGGGCCCTACACAGAGCTGCAGGCCTTCAGCCAGGCGCTGCTGCGGAGCCAGCAAGCCGGGGAGGCCCCCCCGGGGGAAGTCAGCCCCCGACCCACAGTCACGGGCACATCCGCTGCCCAGCAGGGGCCACGCTCCCCCTTGCCAGAGCCCACAGTGGAGAAGCAGCCACGTCCAGGCCAGGTGCACAAGGAGGCGTCCGAGCCCCCGTTGCCCAGGGCCCCTGTGGATGGCGAAGCAGTGGAGAAGCTGGAGGACTTCTCCTTGGTGATGGACGCAGACATCTACCTGTAcctgcagaagttctgcagcagcGAGTACCGgcgggtgctgcagcagcaccaggtgGACGTGGTGGACATCAGCAGCGACGGCATTGCTATTCTCTACCTTCAGGCCTCCTCGAAGCATGCGGGGAACATCGGCGCCGTGCTGCAAGCCCGCCTGGCATTGCTGCAGCTCTaccagcagctggaggccagccTGCGCAAGGAGAAGGTCAGCAAGGCAGAGCTGGCCGGCGATGTGAGGGGCATGGAAGGGGAGCTGCAGAAGCTCTATCCACTGCTGCTGTGTCACGAAGACGAGAGCCATCTCTATCTCATTGGGAATCTGGTGGACGTCTCCCAGGCCAAACAGTACCTCCAAGATCAGAGCGCCGAGAGAAGGGTGGCAGCCAATTTCCAGATGCTCAGCGCCTCCCTGCCCACCTACACAGCTGCCCTTCCtggaggggaggccaggccaggcaagCCCGAGTCCTCCCTGGCTGCTTCATCGAGACTGAGCACGTTGGAGTTGAAAGGGGAACACAGGCTGGCTGCCAACTTCAGCTTTCCAAAGCACGATGGGTCTCCCCCCGGCACGCGTCCCCCACTGGattgcagctccctgctcccggGGCAAGCAGAGTTTTCTGGCAGCTGCTTAAAGGCAGCTGGCGGCCTGGGCCAGAGCAATCCAGCGCCGCTGAGCGGTCAGCACCCGCTGCCTGTCTCGGCGGCCATCACCGGGCCAGCCGCGGAGGTGCAGCAGAAGGACTGGGATCACAGGAAGGGAGACCCCCGGCTCGCGAGACCAAAGACGCTGTCTCTGTTTGCCGCAGGCAAAGACAACAGTGCTGGGCAGAGCCTCGGGAGCTGGAAAAGCTCCGGCCCCGTCAAGCCTCCGCCCGTTAGCGAGGTGTCCGCTGCCTTCAGGTCCTTGAGCCTCTTCGATACAACAGGGACCTGCTCAGCTCTCGATGGCAGAGAGCTGGCGCCCAGTGCTCCACTGAGACGCTCCAATAGTTTCTCCATCCCAGCGCCTAAGGCCAGCGACGCGCCCAGAGGCAGGGCCGCCGGCGGGGGCCAGGCAGCTACCGAGGAGATGCGCATGGACCCCGTGCAGTGGGCTTACCTGAAAGATGTCCACAGTGCTGCGATCGGCAggctgtgcagggagggaggcgtCCTGCTCTCCGAGCGCAGGGGCCGGGACTGCACTGTGCTGACATTCACCGCTGAGGACCGGACAAAGCTCCTGCAGGCCAGATGGAAGATGGAGTCTCTCTGCCAGACGGTGTGCCCTCGTCTCATCTGCCAGAGCTTCAGCTACTTTGAGCTGGATGTGGACGGACCCAGCGATGAGGCCTTGAATGAGCTGTGCAGCCTCTTGAGAGGATGCTCCGACCAGGTCAGGGTCAGCAAAGACCGGTACAAGCTGCATCTCCTGTGCCCCAAGGAAACGCTGGCGCGAGTCAACGAGGAGTTCCGCAGATTCTCAGCCAGGAGGCGAAGCGCTTCGCAGTTTTCCTCCCCGTCTCCAGGGCCAGAGGGGTCTCTGTGTGAGGCACATCCAAGCCCCCCACATCAGGCGAAAGCCCAGGACccagcactggctgcagaacatcGCCAGAGCCAGGAgggactgcagcagctggagggcagcGCCACAGCTGGCCTGCCAGAAGGCACCCCCCAGCTGGACGGGGCCGACACAAGGAGACTGGGTGGTCCTGGCTGGAGTGCCATGAAAACCAGTAGCTACCAGcagacagtggggcaggaggagcccaGTTACCGCAGCGACTCGCAGGATGTGCAGAGCTGCGATCTTGACGCCAGCTTGGCAGACAAGCAGAGCCGCAGCCCCGGGGACCCCCAGGAGGTGCGGAAGGGGGAGAGGGCAGATGCAGAGCTCGAGGCCGCCAGGACAAAGCGGGTCCTGCCTGACAGATTCCAGCTTGCAAGAGACAGGAGCCGAGGAGGCTCCggtgaggcagggggaggcccaaagccccctgctcctgcagcagacGGTGCCCCGCTGTCTTTGCCACTCTGGCTGTCCAGCTCGGGGACTGGGCTGTTAGCCAGGGCTGCAACAGAGCAGCCTCCCAAGCCAGGCCAAGGAGACCCTGCAAGCCAGGAAGGGCCCTTGATCCCAGCAGGAGACAGGGATATGCTGGAAGTGGGAGTTTCAGAGCTGGAACGAcgaagccccagccctgggcaggaagcTCACGAGCAGAAGCTCGGGAAGTGCGATGCGTGCCAGAGCTTGCACATGTTGACCTGCCATGCCCCGTGCGGCCACGCCCTGTGCAGGGCTTGTTTTGCCGCAGAAGACCCGCACCCAGCCTGCTGCAGTGCCCCCAAGGCCACCAGGGCAATTAAAGGGACATTCAAGGTTGTGACCATGGCCCAGAGCCTCCCCGGCTACTATCGAGACCCAACGCTCCAGATCATCTACGACATCCctgatggggtgcaggag GCTGGAGACCCCCGACCCGGGAGACCGTACAGGGGCGGCCGCTTCAACGCCTTTCTGCCCGACaacagggaggggaagaagatCTCACAGCTGCTGCAGAAAGCATTCAAGCAGGGCCTGACCTTCCAGCTCCAATCCTGCAATGGGGAAGAGCAAGTCACGTGGCACCTCATCCCGCACAAAACCTCTTTTGACAAGGGCAAGGCCAG GAAGGGCTACCCGGATTCCCAGTACCTCCGCGAGGTCTGCGCCGTGCTGCGAAACTTGGGCATCGAGTGA